One window of the Natrinema sp. HArc-T2 genome contains the following:
- a CDS encoding DJ-1/PfpI family protein, with translation MVDLTAEIVLFDGFDELDAIGPYEVFQNGSQAGASLETRLVTLAETDLVTASHDLRVEPDGTLGDPDLLLVPGGGWTTADRGVHAVIEDGVLPAAVDDCATAGATVASVCTGAMVLAEASLLEGRPATTHQVAVDDLEAHVADVVDARVVDDGDVLTAGGVTAGIDLALWVLEREFGAEIATAVETEMEHERHGEVVR, from the coding sequence ATGGTCGACCTGACCGCCGAAATCGTGCTGTTCGACGGCTTCGACGAACTCGACGCGATCGGTCCCTACGAAGTGTTTCAGAACGGTTCCCAGGCCGGTGCATCCCTCGAGACGCGACTGGTCACGCTCGCAGAGACGGATCTCGTAACGGCGAGTCACGACCTTCGGGTCGAACCGGATGGGACGCTCGGTGATCCGGATCTGTTGCTCGTCCCCGGCGGGGGCTGGACGACTGCCGACCGCGGCGTTCACGCAGTTATCGAGGACGGTGTCCTGCCGGCGGCGGTCGACGACTGCGCTACCGCTGGCGCAACTGTCGCCTCGGTCTGTACCGGCGCGATGGTGCTGGCCGAAGCCAGTCTCCTCGAGGGACGGCCGGCGACGACTCATCAGGTCGCCGTCGACGACCTCGAGGCCCACGTCGCGGACGTGGTCGACGCGCGCGTCGTCGACGACGGGGACGTCCTCACCGCCGGCGGCGTTACCGCGGGGATCGATCTGGCGCTGTGGGTGCTCGAGCGCGAATTCGGCGCAGAGATCGCGACAGCGGTCGAGACGGAGATGGAACACGAACGACACGGCGAGGTCGTCCGATAA
- a CDS encoding HAD family hydrolase → MTAVLFDMDGVVVNSEDFWVDFQREEILPAAVPDANVAVAETSGMNFREIYDYLESEYGTAISREEFIQRFNAAAEEIYTERATLLDGLPELLAELDARGVPTALVSSSPHNWIGMVLERFALEDSFDRVISADDIDAASKPEPDVFEYAAGELGVPAADCVAVEDSANGIEAAARAAMTVVAYRIDAHGDIDRSAADVIVGSPAELRERVLELTT, encoded by the coding sequence ATGACTGCTGTGCTGTTCGATATGGATGGCGTCGTCGTCAACAGCGAAGACTTCTGGGTCGACTTCCAGCGCGAGGAGATCCTGCCGGCCGCTGTCCCCGACGCGAACGTCGCCGTCGCCGAGACGAGTGGCATGAATTTCCGCGAGATCTACGACTACCTCGAGTCCGAATACGGGACTGCCATCTCCCGCGAGGAGTTTATCCAGCGCTTCAATGCGGCTGCCGAGGAGATCTACACCGAGCGCGCCACCCTCCTCGATGGCCTGCCCGAGTTGCTCGCCGAGCTGGACGCTCGCGGCGTGCCGACGGCGCTCGTCTCGTCGTCACCCCACAACTGGATCGGCATGGTCCTCGAGCGATTCGCCCTCGAGGACTCGTTCGACCGTGTCATCAGTGCCGACGACATCGACGCCGCGAGCAAGCCCGAACCGGACGTCTTCGAGTACGCCGCGGGCGAACTCGGCGTTCCCGCCGCCGACTGCGTCGCCGTCGAGGACTCGGCAAACGGGATCGAGGCGGCCGCGCGAGCAGCCATGACCGTCGTCGCCTACCGGATCGACGCCCACGGCGATATCGATCGCTCTGCTGCGGACGTGATCGTCGGTTCGCCCGCGGAACTTCGCGAGCGGGTGCTCGAGTTGACCACGTAG